A single Argentina anserina chromosome 7, drPotAnse1.1, whole genome shotgun sequence DNA region contains:
- the LOC126802732 gene encoding uncharacterized protein LOC126802732, producing the protein MEYLTHPPILRPAQLGIPLKLYISASPYSVAGLLAQDGDGEGGKKIEHAVYYLSRTLVEAGTRYSPIERLCLALYFAGTKLRHYMLSFTTVVVAQTDLVKYMLTRPMLRGRICKWILALSEFSLQYTPLKALTGHAVSDFLLHHPIIEDIEEQNLVVSFVHTQSWVLYFDGSITDHLSGTGVALVNPSRRASELLDQFSEVVLDYIPRERNFAANELAQLATGIRLEDGVRERILKVQRRTLPSFMARKEVNDEWLVVVIDAIDVDWRQSIIQYLTDPSTPMDKRVRYFATNYVLRGGELLRRTEDGLYLRCIYEAEVKRYLREIHCGNCGSHQAGPKMRWLIRRYGFYWPTMLKDCISFAQGCIECQMHGPVQHVPDVPLQPIIKPWPGRGWALDFIRKIHPNSSLQHKHILLATYFFTKWVEAIPVRTTSSEVITDFIFKYILTRYGIPECLVADRGAGFMAEKTQKFLAGYGIKFLHSILLIEIIVQSLRVREQHQLIGEYYVQAMYQEHEDLDSRRMEALDNLMAEKQKIARLYDKRTRGRSFGVGDLVWKACLPYGERVDGRGKWSAKWEGPFVIDRVLGK; encoded by the exons ATGGAATACCTTACTCATCCACCTATTCTTAGACCTGCACAGCTTGGAATACCGTTAAAGCTATACATCTCAGCTTCCCCTTACTCAGTAGCAGGACTCTTAGCACAGGATGGTGATGGAGAAGGGGGTAAGAAGATTGAACATGCAGTTTACTACTTGAGCCGAACCTTGGTAGAGGCTGGAACTAGATATTCGCCAATTGAGAGGTTGTGTTTAGCTTTGTACTTTGCTGGTACCAAGCTCCGCCATTACATGCTGTCCTTCACTACAGTGGTGGTGGCACAAACTGATTTAGTGAAGTATATGCTTACCAGACCTATGCTTAGGGGTCGGATTTGCAAGTGGATCTTGGCGTTATCAGAGTTTTCTTTACAATATACACCTTTAAAGGCGCTTACAGGACATGCAGTGTCTGACTTTTTGTTGCATCATCCTATTATTGAGGATATCGAAGAGCAGAACTTGGTTGTTTCCTTTGTCCACACTCAGTCTTGGGTTCTGTATTTTGATGGCAGCATCACTGATCATTTATCAGGAACAGGTGTTGCATTGGTTAACCCTTCCAGA CGAGCATCGGAGTTATTAGACCAATTTTCAGAGGTGGTGCTTGATTATATTCCTAGGGAACGAAATTTTGCTGCCAATGAATTAGCACAGTTGGCTACTGGCATCCGCTTAGAAGATGGCGTTCGCGAGAGGATTCTGAAGGTTCAGAGACGCACGTTACCTTCCTTTATGGCAAGGAAAGAAGTTAACGATGAATGGTTGGTTGTTGTTATTGACGCTATTGATGTGGATTGGCGACAATCGATTATCCAGTACCTCACTGATCCTTCTACACCGATGGACAAGAGGGTTCGATATTTTGCTACTAACTACGTCCTTCGAGGCGGTGAACTATTGCGCAGGACAGAAGACGGCTTGTACCTGCGATGCATCTATGAAGCTGAGGTTAAGAGGTACTTACGAGAGATTCATTGTGGCAATTGTGGTTCTCACCAAGCTGGTCCAAAGATGAGATGGCTCATTCGTCGATatggtttctattggcctaCCATGCTCAAGGACTGTATCAGCTTTGCACAAGGTTGCATCGAATGCCAAATGCATGGACCCGTCCAGCATGTGCCAGACGTTCCTCTGCAACCAATAATTAAACCTTGGCCGGGTCGCGGTTGGGCTTTAGACTTTATTAGGAAGATTCATCCAAATTCTTCCTTACAGCACAAGCACATTCTACTGGCGACATATTTTTTCACCAAGTGGGTAGAGGCTATACCAGTCAGGACGACATCTTCAGAGGTGATCACTGACTTTATCTTCAAATATATTCTCACCAGATATGGCATCCCAGAGTGTTTGGTAGCAGACAGGGGGGCAGGTTTCATGGCTGAGAAGACTCAGAAGTTCTTAGCTGGCTATGGGATCAAGTTTCTACATTCCA TACttcttattgagattattgttcAGTCGCTGAGGGTTCGTGAGCAGCACCAGTTGATTGGCGAATACTATGTCCAGGCTATGTATCAAGAACATGAAGACTTGGATTCTCGCCGGATGGAGGCTCTCGACAACCTTATGGCAGAAAAGCAAAAGATAGCACGACTATATGACAAACGCACAAGAGGACGCAGCTTTGGAGTTGGGGACTTGGTTTGGAAAGCTTGTCTGCCTTACGGTGAGCGAGTTGATGGTCGTGGTAAATGGTCTGCTAAATGGGAAGGTCCTTTTGTGATAGATCGAGTACTGGGTAAATGA